The DNA sequence GGGATCTTCGTCTACACCTGGCTGCGGCTGCCGCCGAAGCCGGACCCGAAACCGAAGCTCGCGAAGGTCAGCTGACTTCGGTCGACGGCGCCGCGAAGGTGTTGCAGTCGGAGATCCGGTTGCTCGTCGCGCCCGCCCGCCACCACGACGCGTAGTGCGCGTTGGTGCCGTGGTCGTGGCTGCGGGAGGTGTTGTCGCCGCGGGTCTCCTGGTCGTTCCAGGCCTTGTTGTACATGTCGCGGTTGATCGTGCCGCCCTGGTCGACGTGCGCGCCGAGGAACATCCCGGAGAAGCACTGGGCCTGCAGTTCCTTGCGCCGGGACATCTCGAGCCCGGCGGGGCTGTTCTGGCCGGCTTCGTAGATCTTCTGCCAGGCCGCGTCCATCAGCCCGGCGACCTCCTGAACGTGGTGGCCGTACTCGTGGGCGAACAGGGCCAGGTAGACGCCGGGGTTGTTGCCGTACTGGTCGGTCTGCAGCCCGCGGAAGGGCACGTACAGGTTGTTTTCGCAGTAGTACGCGGCGGTCGCGATGCCGACCTGGATGGTGCCGCACTCGGTCTCGAAGCTCGCGCCGGTCGGGAAGTGCAGCGCGGGCGGGGTGAACGGCAGGCCGTAGGCGGTGAGGAACGGGCCCCACGCGGCGTCCAGGCACTTGCTGGCGGCCGTGAAGAAGGCTTCCGCGCCGGCCTGGGTGCTCTGCCACGCCGGCAGCGTGCAGACGCGGTTCTGCAGCCCGGCGTTCGGGTCCTGCAGGATCGGGTGGTCGGCCAGCTTGAGGATCTTCTGCGGGCCGGTCGCGCTGGGCGTGGACAGCTCGGTCGACGGGCCGGGGGACGCCGACGCCGGAGCGCCCGCACCCCCGGGGAGCTGCGAAGGAGCGTCCTGGGACGACGGCGTGTCACGGTAGTTCGGGCTCGCGAGCGGGGTGTCCTGGCGGTTGAGCGCCACGATGGCGACCAGCCCGAGGACCAGCACGGCCACGGCGCCGAGGCACACCCCGATCACCGCCGCCGGCGACCGGCGCCGGGGCGCGGACACGGTGTGGGGATGACCCAGCCACGCGGGAGCCGGTTGCGCATCCGGCACCGGCGGCGGCTGGACGGTGCCGCTGGGCGGTACCTGGCCGTGGGGCGGTTGCGTCATCTAGGCAGTCCCGAAGGGTCTCGGTACGGACCGGGGGTACCCGATCCCGGCGTTCAGCCTACCGGGGGAACGGTGCCTCCCGCACCCGTCCGTGTGCGCACTGTCGCGGCGCATGGACGTCACCCCAGGTCTGGCCGGGTGCAACCCGCTCTGAGAGAGTGTCCGCAAGCAGGTACCGCAGGCGAGGGGCTTCGATGACAGAGACCGGTGGCGCGCCCGGCGAAGAGGGCGCCGACACGCCGACACCGAGCCGGGGCTTCGCCCAGGCTCCCGCTCCTGGATCGGGTGAGGCGAAGCCGCCGGAAGGTCACGATCAGTCACCACCGACGCCGCCGACCGGCTGGCAGGCCCCGGACCCGCGCGGTGCGCAGCCGCCGCCCGGGTGGCAGCAGCAGGCCCCGACGCCCTACGGCGGGCCGCCGCCGCAGTACCCGCAGTTCCCGCAGCAGCGCGCCTCCGGCCCGCACGGGCTGGGCAAACCCGGGGTGATCGCGCTGCGCCCGCTCAACATCGGCGACATCCTCGACGGCGCGATCACCGCGATCCGCCGCAACCCGCTGCTCATCCTGGGTGTCGGCGCGGTCCTGGCGGTGCTTTCGGCCGGGATCTCGTTCCTCGTGCAGAAGTACCTCTACGCCGACCTGGAGAAGCTGACCTCGGTCGCCGAGCTGGGCCCCGGCGCGACCGACTCGCAGGCGCAGGACGCGTTGTTCAGCGCGTTCGGCGACGTGTTCCTGCTGGTGCTGCCGTCGGCGGCGCTCACGACGTTGCTGACGACGCTGCTGAACGGCTTCCTGGCCGCTGTCATGGGCCGCGCCGCGCTCGGGCGCGAAGTGACCTTCTCGATCGCTTGGGCCGAGGTGCGGCCGCGGCTGCTGCCGCTGCTGGGCGTCGGGCTCGTCTACTCGGTGGTCGCGACGATCGGCTTGATGCTCTGCGTGGTCCCCGGTGTGGTCGCGTACGTGTTCTGGGCGCTGGCCAGCCCGGCGCTGATCCTCGAACGCGGCACGTTCAAGCAGGCGTTCTCCCGCTCGGTCAAGCTGGTCAGCCGCGCGTTCTGGCGCGTGCTCGGCATCCTGGCGCTGGCCTGGGTGATCCAGTACCTGTTCAACACCATCATCCAGCTGCCGTTCACCCTCGGCACCAGCGTGTTCCAGCAGGTGCTGAACCCGTCGGCGGCCCCGGTCGTGCCGGGCACCGGCGACCTGCTGCTGCAGGGCGTCGGCCAGATCGTCTCCGGCACCATCGCGATGCCGTTCGTCGCGCTGGTCACCGTGATCATCTACCTGGACCAGCGGATGCGCCGCGAAGGCATGGACATCGAGCTGGCCCGCGCCGCCGGGGTGACGCCGCCGCAGGCGTGGTGACGTTGCCGTTCCTGCCGAGGGACGTCCCGGTCGACATCGACCGGGACACCGCGCGCCGCGCCGCGCAGGAGGAGCTGACCGACCCGAAGTACCAGCAGGCGCGCCCGAGCGTGCTGCAGCAGGTCGCGCAGTGGCTCGGCGAGCAGCTGGAAAAGCTGCTGAACGGCCTGTCGTCGGTGGTCCCGGGCGGGATCTTCGGCCTGCTCCTGATCCTCGTGCTGCTGATCGTGCTGGTCGTCGTGATCCGGTTGCGCACCGGCAAGATCGCCCGCGCGGCCCGGGCCGACCGGCTGGTCTTCGACGGGAAGCGGCAGAGCGCCGACGATTACCGCCGCTCCGCCGCGGAGGCCGCGGCCGCCGGCCGCTACGACGACGCCGTCCGCGACCGCTTCCGCGCGCTCGTGCGGGCCTTGGAAGAACGCGCGTTGCTGGACGTGAGGTCGGGCCGGACGGCCGACGAAGCCGCCGCCGAGGCCGGGGTGCTGCTGCCGATCGTCGCGAGCGAGCTGCGGCAAGGCGCGCGCCTGTTCGACGACGTCCACTACGGCGGCCGCGAAGGCACCGAAGCCGCGTACCGCACGCTGACCGAGCTGGACGAACGCTGCCGCCGGGAACGGCCGGTGGTGATGGCGGCCTCGTGAGCACCTCGGTTTCGCCGGACGCGCGCCGGATCTGGCGCGGCTCCCGGATTCCCCTCGCCCTGCTCGCGCTGGTGGTCGCCGCCGCCGCGCTGCTGCTGCTCGGCCGCGGCGAGCAGACGCACGGCGCCCTCGAACCCGGCTCCTACGAACCCGGCGGCGCGCACGCGCTGGCGAAGCTGCTGGCCGGCCAGGGGGTCGACGTCCGGACCGCGCACACGATCGACGAAGCGGACGACGCGCTCGGCGAGAACACGACATTGCTGGTCACGCAGCCGGACCTGGTGCCGGCGAAGCGCTTCGACGCGCTGCGGCAGCGCGCCGCCGACGTCGTCCTCGTGACGCCGGGAGCGCCGACCCTCAAGGACTCCCTGCCGCTGGTCCGGCCGGTCGGCCAGAACGACGTCGGCACGCTCAGCCCGCAGTGCACGGTCGCCGCCGCGGTCGCGGCCGGCGACGCCACGCTCGGCGGGATCGGTTACGCCGCACCGGGTGCGCGCTCGTGCTACCCGGGTGCGGACGGCGGCGGCACGCTGCTGCAGCTCGCCGACACCGGCGGCACGACGACGTTGCTCGGCACCTCGGCGCCGCTGACCAACAGCCGGCTCGCCGACGACGGCAACGCGGCGCTGAGCCTGCGACTGCTCGGGCCGCACCCGAAGCTGGTCTGGTACCTGCCGTCGGCGACCGACCCGGCGCTGGACGACTCGCGGAAGTCGATCTTCGCGCTGATCCCCGACGGCTGGTACTTCGGCGCCGCGCAGGCGTTCATCGCGGTCGCGCTGCTGGCGCTGTGGCGGGCCCGGCGGCTCGGCCCGGTCGTCACCGAGCCGCTGCCGATCGTCGTGCGGGCGGCCGAAACGACCGAGGGGCGCGCCCGGCTGTACCGGCGCGCGAAGGCGGCGGACCACGCCGGCGAGACCCTGCGCGAAGCCGCGCGGTCCCGGTTGCGGACCACGCTGGGCCTGCCCCGCGACGCCGACGCGGCGGCGCTGGTGACGTCGGTGAGCGAGCGCGTCGGCCGGCCCGCGAACGACGTCGGCGCCGTGCTGTACGGGCCGCCGGTGACCGGCGATCCCGAGCTGGTCCGGCTGGCCGGCGAACTGGACAGGGTGGAACGAGAGGTGGAGCGAACTTGAGCAGCGGTACCGAAGGCACGACCGGGGCCCGCGACGCGCTGATCGCGCTGCGCGCGGAGGTCGCGAAGGCCGTCGTCGGCAACGACGCCGCCGTCACCGGGCTGATCCTGGCCCTGCTCTGCCGGGGGCACGTGCTGCTCGAAGGCGTCCCCGGCGTCGCGAAGACGCTGCTGGTGCGGGCGCTCGCGGCGTCGTTGAGCCTGGAGACGACGCGCGTGCAGTTCACGCCGGATCTGATGCCCGGCGACGTCACCGGCTCGATCGTCTACGACGCGCACAGCGGCGAGTTCTCCTTCCGCGAGGGCCCGGTGTTCACGAACCTGCTGCTCGCCGACGAGATCAACCGGACGCCGCCGAAGACGCAGTCCTCGCTGCTGGAGGCGATGGAGGAGCGGCAGGTCTCGCTCGACGGCAAGTCGCGGCCGCTGCCCGACCCGTTCATCGTGATCGCCACCCAGAACCCGGTGGAGTACGAGGGCACCTACCCGCTGCCGGAGGCGCAGCTGGACCGGTTCCTGCTGAAGCTGACCATGCCGACGCCCTCGCGCGAGGACGAGATCGGCATCCTCTGGCGGCACGCGCAGGGCTTCGACCCGCGCAACCTCGCGGCGGCGGGCCTTCTCGCGGTCGCGGGGGCGGCCGAACTGGCGACCGCCCGCGAAGCCGTCGCGAAGGTCACCATCGGACCCGAGGTGATCGGCTACGTCGTCGACCTCTGCCGGGCGACGCGGCAGCTGCCGTCGGTGCGGATCGGCGTTTCCCCCCGTGGCGCCACGGCGTTGCTGGCCGTGACGCGCGCTTGGGCGTGGCTCGCCGGGCGCGACTACGCGACCCCGGACGACGTCAAGGCGCTGGCCCGGCCGGCGCTGCGGCACCGCCTGGACGTCCGGCCCGAGGCCGAGCTCGAAGGCGTCACCGCGGACGGCGTGCTGGACCGGGTGCTCGCGTCCGTGCCCGTGCCGCGCTGACATG is a window from the Amycolatopsis sp. NBC_00355 genome containing:
- a CDS encoding DUF4129 domain-containing protein; translated protein: MVTLPFLPRDVPVDIDRDTARRAAQEELTDPKYQQARPSVLQQVAQWLGEQLEKLLNGLSSVVPGGIFGLLLILVLLIVLVVVIRLRTGKIARAARADRLVFDGKRQSADDYRRSAAEAAAAGRYDDAVRDRFRALVRALEERALLDVRSGRTADEAAAEAGVLLPIVASELRQGARLFDDVHYGGREGTEAAYRTLTELDERCRRERPVVMAAS
- a CDS encoding DUF4350 domain-containing protein codes for the protein MSTSVSPDARRIWRGSRIPLALLALVVAAAALLLLGRGEQTHGALEPGSYEPGGAHALAKLLAGQGVDVRTAHTIDEADDALGENTTLLVTQPDLVPAKRFDALRQRAADVVLVTPGAPTLKDSLPLVRPVGQNDVGTLSPQCTVAAAVAAGDATLGGIGYAAPGARSCYPGADGGGTLLQLADTGGTTTLLGTSAPLTNSRLADDGNAALSLRLLGPHPKLVWYLPSATDPALDDSRKSIFALIPDGWYFGAAQAFIAVALLALWRARRLGPVVTEPLPIVVRAAETTEGRARLYRRAKAADHAGETLREAARSRLRTTLGLPRDADAAALVTSVSERVGRPANDVGAVLYGPPVTGDPELVRLAGELDRVEREVERT
- a CDS encoding AAA family ATPase → MSSGTEGTTGARDALIALRAEVAKAVVGNDAAVTGLILALLCRGHVLLEGVPGVAKTLLVRALAASLSLETTRVQFTPDLMPGDVTGSIVYDAHSGEFSFREGPVFTNLLLADEINRTPPKTQSSLLEAMEERQVSLDGKSRPLPDPFIVIATQNPVEYEGTYPLPEAQLDRFLLKLTMPTPSREDEIGILWRHAQGFDPRNLAAAGLLAVAGAAELATAREAVAKVTIGPEVIGYVVDLCRATRQLPSVRIGVSPRGATALLAVTRAWAWLAGRDYATPDDVKALARPALRHRLDVRPEAELEGVTADGVLDRVLASVPVPR
- a CDS encoding neutral zinc metallopeptidase produces the protein MPDAQPAPAWLGHPHTVSAPRRRSPAAVIGVCLGAVAVLVLGLVAIVALNRQDTPLASPNYRDTPSSQDAPSQLPGGAGAPASASPGPSTELSTPSATGPQKILKLADHPILQDPNAGLQNRVCTLPAWQSTQAGAEAFFTAASKCLDAAWGPFLTAYGLPFTPPALHFPTGASFETECGTIQVGIATAAYYCENNLYVPFRGLQTDQYGNNPGVYLALFAHEYGHHVQEVAGLMDAAWQKIYEAGQNSPAGLEMSRRKELQAQCFSGMFLGAHVDQGGTINRDMYNKAWNDQETRGDNTSRSHDHGTNAHYASWWRAGATSNRISDCNTFAAPSTEVS